One Cryobacterium roopkundense genomic region harbors:
- the frr gene encoding ribosome recycling factor, whose amino-acid sequence MIADVLSDATARMQKALEAARDDFGTVRTGRANPQMFAKILVNYYGTATPLEQLASLQNQEARTLLIAPYDKSALRDIEIAIRDTPNLGANVGNDGVTIRATLPELTTERRKEFVKIVKAKAEDARISVRNIRRKAKDELDALKSEVGDDEVGRAEKELELITKSHVDGIDDAFKRKEAELLEI is encoded by the coding sequence GTGATTGCGGATGTACTGTCCGATGCCACTGCGCGTATGCAGAAGGCACTTGAAGCCGCCAGAGACGACTTCGGAACCGTGCGTACCGGACGGGCGAACCCTCAAATGTTCGCTAAGATCCTGGTGAATTATTACGGAACCGCGACGCCGCTCGAACAGCTCGCCTCACTGCAAAACCAGGAGGCGCGCACGCTCCTGATCGCCCCGTACGACAAGAGTGCACTGCGCGACATCGAGATTGCCATTCGAGACACTCCGAACCTGGGTGCCAACGTCGGAAATGACGGCGTCACCATCCGCGCTACTCTGCCCGAACTCACGACAGAGCGTCGTAAGGAATTCGTCAAGATTGTGAAGGCCAAGGCAGAGGATGCGCGCATCTCCGTGCGCAACATTCGGCGCAAGGCCAAGGACGAACTCGACGCGCTGAAGAGCGAGGTCGGCGACGACGAAGTGGGCCGTGCCGAAAAGGAACTTGAGCTCATCACGAAGAGCCATGTTGACGGCATCGACGATGCCTTCAAGCGCAAGGAAGCCGAACTGCTCGAGATCTAG
- a CDS encoding phosphodiesterase, with protein MSAVQLGQHAPATHLIVHLSDTHFLGDRALLYGTIDTDSTVYRALAQLDRSGLRPDALVITGDVADRGEDQAYRRVRDIVESAAAAWGAHVIWVMGNHDKREPFRTELLREPTSATSDEPIDRVTMVNGLRIIAIDTSVPGYHHGELSPAQLDWLARELREPAPNGTVLALHHPPVPTPLALMSVLELREQSRLADVVRGSDIRGILGGHLHYSTHGLFAGIPVSVAAATCYTMDLSAPERELTGVDGGQSLALVHVYADQVVHSAVPIGDFAAATHFPAAYLDVIEGLPPEERAEKFSRHSS; from the coding sequence ATGTCAGCCGTTCAGCTGGGCCAGCACGCGCCCGCCACACACCTGATCGTTCATCTGAGCGACACACATTTCCTCGGCGACCGGGCCTTGCTGTACGGCACTATCGACACCGACTCGACGGTGTACCGCGCGCTCGCCCAACTCGACCGATCCGGTCTGCGGCCTGACGCTCTCGTCATCACCGGCGACGTGGCCGACAGGGGGGAAGACCAGGCGTACCGGCGCGTGCGAGACATCGTGGAATCGGCTGCCGCGGCCTGGGGCGCGCACGTGATCTGGGTGATGGGTAACCACGACAAGCGCGAGCCCTTTCGCACCGAGCTGCTTCGAGAGCCGACGAGCGCCACCTCCGACGAGCCGATCGATCGTGTCACCATGGTCAACGGTCTGCGCATAATCGCCATTGACACGAGCGTTCCGGGCTATCACCACGGTGAGCTGTCGCCGGCTCAGCTCGACTGGCTGGCCAGAGAACTGCGCGAGCCGGCACCGAACGGCACGGTGCTGGCTCTGCATCATCCGCCTGTCCCGACCCCACTTGCGCTGATGAGCGTGCTTGAGCTGCGCGAGCAGTCGAGGCTCGCGGACGTCGTGCGCGGATCGGACATCCGGGGAATCCTCGGTGGTCATCTGCATTATTCGACGCACGGTCTCTTCGCTGGCATCCCCGTGTCGGTCGCCGCGGCGACCTGCTACACGATGGATCTCAGCGCACCGGAACGGGAGCTCACCGGCGTCGACGGGGGGCAGTCCCTGGCTCTCGTACACGTCTACGCCGACCAGGTCGTGCACTCCGCGGTTCCCATCGGTGACTTCGCCGCCGCTACGCACTTCCCGGCCGCGTATCTTGACGTGATCGAGGGGCTCCCGCCCGAGGAACGCGCCGAGAAGTTCTCCCGACATTCGTCATGA
- the tsf gene encoding translation elongation factor Ts — MANFTLEDVKALRENLGTGMVDTKNALVEADGDMDKAIEILRLKGAKGNAKRADRSTSEGLVAAKELGTTAYMIELACETDFVAKGGKFVALADKVLDAIAAAGATTVDEGLAATSGTQTVADLIDGEAAIIGEKFELRRVSAVNGELFSIYLHKTSKDLPPQVGVVLGYSGDDAETARSIAQHISFANPEYLAASDVPADLVETERKIVTEISKNEGKPEAALPKIVEGRVKAYLKQVALLEQDYAKDNKVSVSKVLADAKLTVSGFARFKVGA; from the coding sequence ATGGCAAACTTCACACTCGAAGACGTCAAGGCTCTCCGCGAGAACCTCGGCACCGGAATGGTCGACACCAAGAACGCGCTCGTTGAAGCCGACGGTGACATGGACAAGGCCATCGAGATCCTGCGTCTCAAGGGTGCAAAGGGCAACGCCAAGCGCGCTGACCGCTCCACCTCTGAAGGCCTCGTCGCAGCCAAGGAACTCGGCACCACCGCTTACATGATCGAGCTCGCCTGCGAGACGGACTTCGTCGCCAAGGGCGGCAAGTTCGTCGCCCTCGCCGACAAGGTTCTCGACGCGATCGCCGCCGCTGGCGCAACCACGGTCGACGAAGGCCTTGCTGCCACCAGTGGCACGCAGACCGTCGCAGACCTCATCGACGGCGAAGCCGCAATCATCGGCGAGAAGTTCGAACTTCGCCGGGTTTCAGCCGTCAACGGTGAGCTGTTCTCGATCTACCTGCACAAGACCAGCAAGGACCTGCCCCCACAGGTCGGCGTTGTGTTGGGCTACTCGGGAGACGACGCCGAGACGGCTCGCTCCATCGCGCAGCACATCTCGTTCGCCAACCCCGAGTACCTCGCGGCGAGCGATGTTCCCGCTGACCTCGTGGAGACCGAGCGCAAGATCGTCACTGAGATCTCGAAGAACGAGGGCAAGCCGGAAGCGGCTCTCCCGAAGATCGTCGAGGGACGCGTCAAGGCCTACCTCAAGCAGGTCGCCCTGCTCGAGCAGGACTACGCAAAAGACAACAAGGTTTCTGTGAGCAAGGTTCTCGCAGACGCCAAACTGACCGTTTCGGGCTTTGCCCGGTTCAAGGTCGGCGCCTAA
- the rpsB gene encoding 30S ribosomal protein S2 has protein sequence MAVVTIRQLLDSGVHFGHQTRRWNPKMKRFIFTERSGIYIIDLQQSLGFVDKAYDFVKETVAHGGTILFVGTKKQAQESISEQATRVGQPYVNQRWLGGLLTNFQTVSKRLARMKELEELDFEDTAKSGFTKKEMLIKKRELVKLHKSLGGIRNLTKTPSALWVVDTNKEHLAIDEARKLGIPVIAILDTNCDPDDVQYPIPGNDDAIRSVGLLTRIIADAAAEGLIQRHAKPEAEVEPLAAWEAELLKGSDEAVVVDVAADEAVVVEAAAEPVAAEPAVTIADAVGDADVAAAVAVAADENK, from the coding sequence ATGGCCGTCGTAACCATTCGCCAGCTGCTCGACAGCGGCGTGCACTTCGGGCACCAGACCCGCCGTTGGAACCCGAAGATGAAGCGCTTCATCTTCACCGAGCGTTCCGGCATCTACATCATCGACCTGCAGCAGTCGCTCGGGTTCGTTGACAAGGCCTACGACTTCGTCAAGGAGACGGTTGCCCACGGCGGCACCATCCTCTTCGTCGGAACGAAGAAGCAGGCACAGGAATCCATCTCGGAGCAGGCGACGCGCGTAGGCCAGCCCTACGTCAACCAGCGCTGGCTCGGTGGACTCCTCACCAACTTCCAGACCGTTTCCAAGCGTCTGGCTCGCATGAAAGAGCTCGAAGAGCTCGACTTCGAGGACACCGCCAAGAGCGGGTTCACCAAGAAGGAAATGCTCATCAAGAAGCGCGAGCTCGTCAAGCTTCACAAGAGCCTCGGCGGAATCCGCAACCTCACCAAGACGCCTTCCGCGTTGTGGGTTGTCGACACCAACAAGGAGCACCTCGCCATTGACGAGGCACGCAAGCTTGGCATCCCCGTGATCGCCATCCTCGACACCAACTGCGACCCCGATGACGTTCAGTACCCGATCCCGGGCAACGACGACGCCATCCGTTCCGTTGGCCTGCTCACCCGCATCATCGCGGACGCCGCAGCCGAGGGCCTCATTCAGCGTCACGCCAAGCCGGAGGCCGAAGTCGAGCCCCTCGCCGCGTGGGAAGCTGAGCTCCTCAAGGGTTCTGACGAAGCAGTCGTCGTCGACGTAGCAGCCGATGAGGCCGTTGTCGTCGAAGCCGCTGCTGAGCCCGTTGCTGCCGAGCCCGCAGTCACCATCGCTGACGCCGTCGGCGACGCCGATGTTGCGGCTGCCGTTGCAGTCGCCGCAGACGAGAACAAGTAG
- a CDS encoding helix-turn-helix domain-containing protein: MAELVGERTVQVPLDFTASDGTDTFAGGGGRTSDQIRVFDALSGRSPRSVTEIARRSGLSSTGVRGALGALDLEGSVRERETGWLRAT, from the coding sequence ATGGCCGAGCTCGTGGGCGAGCGCACCGTGCAGGTGCCCCTCGATTTCACGGCAAGCGACGGGACCGACACTTTCGCGGGCGGGGGCGGTCGCACGAGCGACCAGATCCGAGTATTCGACGCGCTCAGTGGTCGCTCGCCACGGAGCGTCACGGAGATCGCGCGGCGCTCGGGCCTGTCGTCCACTGGCGTGCGCGGGGCCCTCGGCGCCCTCGATCTGGAAGGTTCGGTCCGCGAGCGCGAAACCGGTTGGCTGCGTGCCACCTGA
- a CDS encoding SGNH/GDSL hydrolase family protein — protein MKRRTRTWITAGAITAAVAGLVALVASMAAPSLPSPVEQFAGGQTVAFYGDSYTLGTGASDPSLRWSTTVSVERGWNEVNPSVNGLGFVNNRQGAPGTGVVQQVIDSKPDIVFVTMGLNDNFSMPARSAEIKSAITEDFTTLKAELPQARFIVVEPFWYTDDRPESVDTIIGWVKDAAAVIDADYIPGASNWIEGHPEWMASDGLHPNDAGYRALAERMDTELATLGL, from the coding sequence ATGAAACGTCGCACGCGCACTTGGATCACCGCCGGCGCCATCACTGCTGCTGTCGCCGGGCTCGTGGCGCTCGTGGCATCGATGGCAGCTCCGTCACTGCCTTCTCCCGTGGAGCAATTTGCTGGCGGACAGACCGTCGCCTTCTACGGGGACTCCTACACTCTTGGCACGGGTGCCTCCGATCCCTCGCTGCGCTGGTCCACGACGGTCTCCGTTGAACGCGGTTGGAACGAGGTGAACCCCAGCGTCAACGGCCTCGGGTTCGTCAATAACCGTCAGGGCGCGCCCGGAACAGGTGTGGTGCAGCAGGTGATCGACTCGAAGCCCGACATCGTCTTCGTGACCATGGGGCTCAACGACAATTTCTCGATGCCGGCACGCTCCGCCGAGATCAAGTCGGCGATCACGGAGGATTTCACGACCCTCAAGGCGGAACTTCCGCAGGCGCGCTTCATCGTGGTGGAACCGTTCTGGTATACCGATGACCGGCCGGAGTCGGTCGACACGATCATCGGTTGGGTGAAGGATGCCGCCGCCGTCATCGACGCTGACTACATCCCGGGCGCCTCGAATTGGATCGAGGGCCACCCCGAGTGGATGGCGAGCGACGGCCTGCACCCCAACGACGCCGGCTACCGGGCACTGGCCGAGCGCATGGACACGGAGTTGGCGACGCTGGGGCTGTGA
- the pyrH gene encoding UMP kinase encodes MIDTGKKRRVLLKLSGEAFGGGAVGVNPDVVSSLAREIAEGAKQVEVAIVVGGGNFFRGAELSQRGMDRERADYMGMLGTVMNALALQDFLEQAGAETRVQSAIAMTQVAEPYIPRRAERHLQKGRVVIFGAGAGLPYFSTDTVAAQRALEIAADVVLVAKNGVDGVYSDDPRSNPDAHKIDQITYQEALQKGLKVVDSTAFSLCMDNNMPMQVFGMAPDGNVTAAILGADLGTRVSN; translated from the coding sequence ATGATCGACACGGGTAAAAAGCGCAGGGTCCTCCTCAAACTTTCCGGAGAAGCTTTCGGCGGCGGGGCCGTAGGAGTGAATCCAGACGTTGTCAGCTCACTGGCACGAGAAATCGCCGAGGGCGCCAAGCAGGTCGAAGTCGCCATTGTCGTCGGCGGCGGTAACTTCTTCCGCGGCGCAGAGCTTTCCCAGCGCGGTATGGACCGGGAACGCGCAGACTACATGGGGATGCTCGGCACCGTGATGAATGCCTTGGCGCTGCAGGACTTCCTCGAGCAGGCCGGCGCAGAAACGCGTGTTCAGTCCGCGATCGCGATGACGCAGGTGGCCGAACCGTACATTCCACGCCGCGCCGAGCGGCACCTGCAAAAGGGACGTGTCGTCATCTTCGGCGCCGGCGCCGGTCTGCCGTACTTCTCCACAGACACCGTCGCCGCGCAGCGCGCCCTCGAGATCGCCGCTGACGTCGTGCTCGTGGCCAAGAACGGCGTAGACGGTGTCTATTCGGATGATCCCCGTTCCAACCCCGACGCGCACAAGATCGACCAGATCACGTATCAGGAAGCCCTGCAGAAGGGCCTGAAGGTCGTCGATTCGACCGCCTTCAGCCTGTGCATGGACAACAACATGCCGATGCAGGTCTTCGGTATGGCACCCGATGGCAACGTGACCGCTGCTATTCTGGGTGCCGATCTCGGTACCCGCGTCTCAAACTAG
- a CDS encoding YifB family Mg chelatase-like AAA ATPase, which yields MPLARTHAVALLGLTGAMVEVEADISAQLPAMTIIGLPDAALSQATQRVRAAATNSGCPLTNHRLTIALSPAALPKHGAGFDLAIALACLAADRVVSAESVASVVHFGELALDGRLRPTPGLLPGVVAAVRLGHGTVMVPAGNAAEAALVPGVRVIAVASLRDAAIWHGAPLQPREVEVILPTNDSDDAGPSLDLVDVIANDDAILALQVAAAGGHHVFMLGPPGAGKTMLAARLPSLLPDLDAAASLEVSSMRSLTGRGLGHALVTRPPLEAPHHTITAAAMVGGGTGQIRPGAAARASHGVLFLDEAPEFAAPVLDALRQPLESGVISIHRANATAHFPARFQLVMAANPCPCGQYGASDLECACPPNARRRYLARISGPLLDRIDIQLGVTRITAAQLRLASDTVRITSEQARARVVHARAAAAERLRHTPWQLNSQVPGPWLRGPQVRLDPKATAALERALERGGITMRGFDRVLRVAWSIADLEGAGRPGPEHVGLALYLRKGMTA from the coding sequence ATGCCGCTCGCTCGCACTCACGCGGTTGCCCTGCTCGGCCTGACCGGCGCGATGGTCGAAGTGGAGGCCGACATCTCCGCACAGCTGCCAGCCATGACCATTATCGGGCTCCCCGATGCGGCCCTCTCCCAGGCGACGCAGCGTGTGCGGGCCGCGGCCACGAACTCGGGCTGCCCGCTGACCAACCACCGTTTGACGATCGCGCTCTCTCCCGCCGCGTTGCCGAAGCACGGGGCGGGGTTCGACCTTGCCATCGCCCTCGCCTGCCTCGCGGCCGACAGGGTCGTATCGGCAGAATCCGTCGCGTCCGTGGTTCACTTCGGGGAGCTGGCCCTCGACGGCAGGCTGCGGCCCACTCCGGGCCTCCTCCCGGGGGTCGTGGCAGCGGTGCGGCTCGGGCACGGCACCGTGATGGTGCCCGCCGGGAACGCCGCCGAGGCCGCGCTCGTGCCGGGTGTGCGAGTCATTGCTGTCGCCTCGCTGCGAGACGCCGCGATCTGGCATGGCGCACCCTTGCAGCCGCGCGAGGTCGAGGTGATCCTGCCGACCAACGACTCGGACGACGCCGGTCCGTCTCTGGACCTCGTGGATGTGATCGCAAACGACGATGCCATCCTCGCCCTGCAGGTCGCCGCGGCCGGTGGCCACCATGTCTTCATGCTCGGGCCTCCCGGGGCGGGCAAGACGATGCTCGCGGCCCGTCTACCGAGCCTCCTGCCCGACCTCGACGCGGCGGCCTCACTGGAGGTGAGTTCCATGCGGTCTCTGACCGGTCGCGGGCTCGGCCACGCGCTCGTCACGCGCCCGCCGCTTGAAGCTCCGCACCACACGATCACCGCCGCGGCCATGGTCGGCGGCGGTACGGGGCAGATCAGGCCCGGGGCCGCCGCGCGCGCCTCCCATGGGGTGCTCTTTCTCGACGAAGCGCCCGAGTTCGCCGCGCCAGTGCTGGATGCCCTGCGGCAACCACTTGAGTCTGGCGTCATCAGCATTCACCGCGCCAACGCGACCGCGCACTTTCCGGCCCGATTCCAGCTTGTGATGGCGGCCAACCCCTGCCCGTGCGGGCAGTACGGAGCCAGCGACCTCGAATGCGCATGCCCGCCGAACGCCCGTCGCCGATACCTGGCGCGTATTTCGGGGCCGCTTCTGGACCGGATTGACATCCAGCTCGGTGTCACGCGCATCACTGCCGCCCAGCTGCGGCTCGCATCCGATACCGTGCGTATCACCAGCGAGCAGGCGCGTGCCCGAGTCGTGCACGCGCGCGCGGCCGCCGCGGAACGCCTCCGGCACACTCCCTGGCAGCTCAACTCCCAGGTTCCCGGCCCTTGGCTGCGAGGTCCGCAGGTACGCCTCGACCCGAAAGCCACCGCCGCGCTGGAACGCGCCCTTGAGCGCGGCGGAATCACCATGCGCGGCTTCGACCGGGTGTTGAGAGTGGCCTGGTCCATCGCGGACCTTGAAGGAGCCGGTCGCCCCGGTCCCGAACACGTAGGACTCGCGCTCTACCTGAGAAAGGGAATGACAGCATGA
- a CDS encoding M23 family metallopeptidase translates to MFTRLLWSKSCRTVALVPLILAVTGAAVPTTWTWPISAPHHVGAGYVAPLTPYSAGHRGIDLLAEAGTPVFAPDDGVISFVGHVVDRPVISISPGDGLIASLEPVEALVILGEHVAKGQQIGVVATGGHCAEVCLHIGVRTHGFYVSPLTYLGGVQRAILLSVP, encoded by the coding sequence ATGTTCACACGCTTACTCTGGTCAAAGTCGTGCCGGACCGTCGCCCTGGTGCCCCTTATCCTCGCGGTAACGGGGGCGGCCGTGCCGACCACATGGACGTGGCCGATATCGGCGCCGCACCACGTGGGGGCAGGCTATGTCGCGCCTCTGACCCCGTACTCGGCGGGCCATCGTGGCATTGACCTCTTGGCGGAAGCCGGCACACCGGTGTTTGCCCCCGACGATGGCGTCATATCCTTCGTCGGCCACGTCGTGGACCGGCCGGTGATCTCGATCTCCCCGGGAGATGGCTTGATTGCGAGCCTTGAACCAGTGGAGGCGCTCGTCATTCTCGGCGAGCATGTGGCCAAGGGACAGCAGATTGGGGTTGTCGCGACCGGCGGTCACTGCGCCGAGGTCTGCCTGCACATCGGCGTGCGTACACACGGGTTCTACGTGTCACCCCTCACGTACCTGGGGGGTGTTCAACGTGCGATCTTGCTTTCGGTGCCCTGA
- a CDS encoding YraN family protein, whose translation MAHKDELGRYGEDCAARYLVDAGYRIVERNWRCADGEVDLIVERAQQVVFVEVKTRSSTSYGHPFEAITPEKLTRMRRLAGLWCAQAQVWPERIRVDAVAVIAVRGQEPVLEHLRGVF comes from the coding sequence GTGGCACACAAAGACGAACTCGGCAGGTACGGCGAAGACTGCGCTGCCCGCTACCTGGTGGACGCCGGATACCGCATCGTGGAGCGCAACTGGAGGTGCGCCGACGGCGAGGTTGACCTGATCGTCGAGCGGGCGCAGCAGGTGGTCTTCGTCGAGGTCAAGACGCGCAGCAGCACCAGCTACGGGCATCCGTTCGAAGCCATCACCCCCGAGAAGCTCACGCGCATGAGGCGGTTGGCCGGCCTGTGGTGCGCCCAGGCGCAGGTGTGGCCAGAGCGGATTCGAGTGGACGCCGTGGCGGTCATCGCGGTCCGAGGCCAGGAACCGGTCCTCGAACACCTGCGGGGCGTGTTCTGA
- a CDS encoding dipeptidase → MTSTAASISAASAAAVVEAALKLSSVIDGHNDWAWECRDTRDYSVEGLEAGLSTDTDIARLRTGRVVGQFWSVYVNDKLAGAEAVQGTLEQIDWVHRLAGRYPDTFMLARSAADIEEARANGLIASLLGAEGAHCLNDSPAVLRVLARLGVRYLTLTHVHNTSWADSATDAAEHDGLTARGVDYVRELNRLGMLVDLSHVSPATMHAALDTTDSPVIFSHSSCSALHDHPRNVPDDVLRRLAANGGVLMVTFVPQFLSADYAAWAEGAMTGPAPRVTISDVANHVEHARRVAGIRHIGLGGDFDGTEEFPIGLEGVDGYPGLLTELALRGWTAEELAALAGQNVLRVVRETDARFAAPTSSTPILVR, encoded by the coding sequence ATGACCTCCACCGCCGCATCCATCTCCGCAGCGTCAGCCGCAGCCGTCGTCGAGGCGGCCTTGAAACTGTCGAGCGTCATCGACGGTCACAACGACTGGGCGTGGGAATGCCGGGACACCCGCGACTATTCGGTGGAGGGCCTCGAGGCAGGGCTCAGCACGGATACCGACATCGCTCGGCTGCGCACAGGCCGGGTAGTCGGCCAGTTTTGGTCGGTGTACGTGAACGACAAGCTGGCTGGCGCGGAAGCAGTGCAGGGCACGCTGGAGCAGATCGACTGGGTGCACCGGCTCGCAGGCCGCTACCCCGACACCTTCATGCTCGCCCGCAGCGCGGCCGACATCGAAGAGGCGCGGGCGAACGGCCTGATCGCTTCGCTCTTGGGGGCTGAGGGAGCCCACTGCCTCAACGATTCTCCGGCGGTGCTGCGCGTGCTGGCCCGGCTCGGAGTGCGCTACCTCACCCTCACTCACGTGCACAACACCTCGTGGGCCGATTCGGCAACGGATGCCGCCGAGCACGATGGCCTCACCGCCCGCGGAGTCGACTACGTGCGGGAGCTCAACCGGCTCGGCATGCTCGTGGACCTGTCCCACGTCTCGCCGGCCACCATGCACGCCGCCCTCGACACCACGGACTCGCCCGTGATCTTCAGCCACAGCTCGTGCTCTGCCCTGCATGACCACCCGCGCAACGTGCCCGACGACGTGCTCCGCCGTCTCGCGGCCAATGGGGGAGTGCTCATGGTCACCTTCGTTCCGCAGTTCCTGTCCGCGGACTATGCGGCGTGGGCCGAGGGGGCGATGACCGGGCCTGCCCCGCGCGTCACTATTTCCGACGTGGCCAATCACGTGGAGCACGCCCGACGTGTTGCGGGAATCCGCCACATCGGCCTGGGCGGTGACTTCGACGGCACCGAGGAATTTCCGATCGGCCTTGAGGGGGTCGACGGTTACCCGGGGCTGCTCACCGAACTCGCCCTCCGCGGCTGGACGGCAGAGGAACTTGCGGCGCTTGCCGGGCAGAACGTGCTTCGAGTGGTCCGTGAAACGGATGCCCGCTTCGCCGCCCCCACGAGTTCGACGCCAATTCTGGTGCGCTGA
- a CDS encoding tyrosine recombinase XerC: protein MHLTAAVEDFLVFLAVERGYSTHTVRAYRTDLGQLAVFAADRFIDDTRDLTLELLREWLWVGTQAGLARATLARRSASARSFTAWLARTGGSTNDPGVRLRTPKPGRTLPRVINRGQMQLLLEALEVRASGGAAGAVRDLAVVEMLYASGLRVSELVGLNVADVDLDRLTVRVTGKGAKERVVPFGVPAHRAIVEYLRSARPLLSAAPTSVGAVLPQAPTQEPVALFIGSRRQRLGVRGVYRLVAALLGEVPGNGPAGPHALRHTMATHLLDGGADLRAVQELLGHVSLGTTQIYTHVSAERLKQSYRLAHPRA from the coding sequence GTGCATCTCACCGCAGCCGTCGAGGATTTTCTGGTTTTTCTTGCGGTCGAGCGCGGCTACTCCACGCACACTGTGCGCGCCTACCGCACCGACCTCGGCCAGCTCGCCGTGTTTGCCGCCGATCGGTTCATCGACGACACCCGCGATCTGACCCTGGAACTGCTGCGCGAGTGGCTGTGGGTGGGAACGCAGGCAGGACTGGCCCGCGCCACCCTCGCGCGACGATCCGCGTCCGCCAGAAGCTTCACAGCTTGGCTCGCGCGCACGGGCGGCAGCACGAACGATCCAGGCGTGCGCCTGCGCACGCCAAAGCCCGGACGAACACTGCCCCGAGTGATCAATCGGGGTCAGATGCAACTGCTGTTGGAGGCTCTTGAGGTGCGTGCCTCGGGAGGCGCCGCCGGAGCAGTGCGTGATCTGGCGGTCGTGGAGATGCTCTATGCATCCGGCCTCCGAGTCTCCGAGCTCGTGGGCCTCAACGTTGCCGACGTGGACCTGGACCGCCTCACCGTGCGCGTCACCGGCAAGGGCGCCAAAGAACGCGTCGTTCCATTCGGGGTGCCGGCCCACAGGGCGATCGTGGAATACCTCCGGTCGGCGCGCCCACTGCTGTCCGCCGCCCCGACCAGCGTCGGGGCGGTTCTGCCGCAAGCGCCGACTCAGGAACCGGTCGCTCTTTTTATTGGGTCGCGGCGACAGCGCCTCGGTGTGCGCGGGGTCTACCGGCTCGTCGCGGCGCTGCTCGGCGAAGTGCCAGGCAACGGTCCCGCCGGCCCGCACGCGCTGCGCCACACCATGGCCACGCACCTTCTCGACGGTGGCGCCGACCTTCGCGCCGTGCAGGAGCTGCTGGGCCACGTGAGCCTCGGAACGACGCAGATCTACACCCACGTCTCGGCCGAGCGGCTCAAACAGAGTTATCGGCTTGCCCATCCCCGTGCCTGA
- a CDS encoding phosphatidate cytidylyltransferase, whose product MTDQPGSHRPPKRGHGVSRAEFRAQVKSTRADFERQVQSTKADFERQVQATRASLDATSERIEARTGRNLILAVLIGLVLGGAMLVSLIFVKDLFMIFAGVIIGFTSFELAQALRHAGRNVPRIPVVIAAVSVVPAAFYFGPTGQWLATLAGILVIALWRIALAVLPAHRAPARAVLGDMGAGVLIQVYVVFLASFAVLLVAQPGGQWWTLAFLLLVISADTGAYVSGLNFGKHPLAPTISPKKTWEGFLGAALICTMAGILLALFMLDQPWWFGIIFGGIIVFTATFGDLAESLIKRDLGIKDMSSWLPGHGGFLDRLDSILPSACAAYALYLVFA is encoded by the coding sequence ATGACGGACCAGCCGGGCAGCCATCGACCACCGAAGCGTGGGCACGGCGTTAGTCGCGCCGAGTTTCGGGCGCAGGTCAAGTCCACCAGGGCGGACTTTGAGCGTCAGGTGCAGTCAACAAAGGCCGATTTCGAGCGTCAGGTGCAAGCCACCCGCGCCAGCCTCGACGCCACGAGCGAGCGTATCGAGGCCCGCACTGGACGCAACCTGATCCTGGCCGTTCTCATCGGACTCGTGCTCGGTGGCGCCATGCTCGTGAGCCTTATTTTCGTCAAGGATCTTTTCATGATCTTTGCGGGCGTGATCATCGGATTCACGTCCTTCGAGCTTGCCCAGGCGTTGCGTCATGCCGGACGGAATGTGCCGCGCATCCCCGTTGTGATTGCCGCTGTCAGTGTGGTGCCGGCGGCCTTCTATTTCGGTCCCACGGGCCAATGGCTGGCGACTCTGGCCGGAATCCTGGTGATCGCACTCTGGCGGATCGCTTTGGCGGTTCTCCCCGCTCATCGGGCACCGGCCCGCGCCGTACTTGGCGACATGGGTGCCGGGGTTCTCATCCAGGTCTATGTCGTGTTCCTAGCCAGCTTCGCCGTGCTCCTCGTCGCCCAGCCCGGGGGACAGTGGTGGACCCTCGCGTTCCTGCTGCTGGTGATCTCTGCCGACACGGGGGCGTACGTCAGCGGCCTGAATTTCGGCAAGCATCCGCTCGCGCCGACGATCAGCCCCAAGAAAACCTGGGAAGGATTCCTCGGCGCCGCCCTGATCTGCACTATGGCCGGCATTCTGCTTGCCCTGTTCATGCTGGACCAGCCCTGGTGGTTCGGCATCATCTTCGGTGGCATTATCGTGTTCACGGCAACCTTCGGCGACTTGGCCGAATCTCTCATCAAACGAGATCTGGGCATCAAGGACATGAGTTCCTGGCTTCCGGGGCATGGCGGATTCCTGGACCGGCTGGACTCCATCCTGCCTTCCGCTTGCGCGGCCTACGCCCTATATCTGGTCTTCGC